A stretch of Methanobrevibacter sp. DNA encodes these proteins:
- a CDS encoding DUF2115 family protein has product MADEYLEMYDELSNLITDNNPITGNCVLEILKKYSSTISVFDMMEFTSHVMEENKYVQESYREEGQKSYIESFLLRIKDIMNDNNDYGEKIDQDPFGDAVETLKNHYQTGIHNSKPKPLLIFEIASIYSTFILKEPIHKVGTVFPGSLKVEKENDKFLCPVKDANIDTPNAVCNICLAEQLDF; this is encoded by the coding sequence TATGATGAGCTTTCAAATCTTATAACAGATAACAATCCAATTACTGGCAATTGCGTTTTGGAAATCCTTAAAAAGTATTCATCAACCATATCCGTTTTTGACATGATGGAATTCACATCCCATGTAATGGAAGAAAACAAGTATGTTCAGGAAAGCTACAGAGAGGAAGGGCAAAAATCCTATATAGAATCATTCCTATTGCGCATCAAAGACATTATGAATGACAATAATGATTATGGGGAAAAAATCGACCAAGACCCCTTTGGTGATGCGGTTGAAACTTTAAAAAACCACTATCAAACCGGAATTCACAACAGCAAGCCAAAACCCCTATTGATTTTTGAGATTGCATCCATTTATTCCACATTCATTTTAAAAGAACCAATACATAAAGTGGGAACAGTATTTCCCGGATCTCTGAAAGTTGAAAAGGAAAATGATAAATTTCTATGCCCTGTAAAAGATGCTAATATCGACACTCCAAATGCTGTGTGCAACATCTGCCTTGCAGAACAGCTTGACTTCTGA
- a CDS encoding nitroreductase family protein yields MDNMKIIKTRKSVRTFNGEKITPEDKEKLLNYTKTIENPYNIPVEFILLDREKDNLSSPVIEGEDTYIAAKVPQVKHCEEAYGYSFEKLILYAWNLGIGTTWIGGTLNRPLFEKAADTKDDEYIMIVTPIGYPSKTQSEVDVKLRESVGGDERLPSSNLFFENDFNTPLDSIEDCLDAVRWAPSAANRQPWRIVKENNNYHFYLEHTPGYSSSIGWDVQKIDLGIAICHFMFIKDGKFIIDKPDIKTNEFTEYIATISCGSID; encoded by the coding sequence ATGGACAATATGAAAATTATCAAAACACGAAAAAGCGTCAGAACATTCAACGGAGAAAAAATCACTCCCGAAGATAAGGAAAAACTTCTAAATTACACAAAAACAATTGAAAACCCATATAATATTCCAGTGGAGTTTATTCTATTGGACCGTGAAAAGGATAATCTCTCTTCACCGGTTATTGAAGGGGAAGACACATACATTGCCGCTAAAGTGCCACAGGTAAAGCATTGCGAAGAGGCCTACGGCTATTCATTTGAAAAATTAATATTGTATGCATGGAATCTTGGAATCGGAACAACATGGATTGGAGGAACACTGAACAGACCTCTTTTTGAAAAGGCGGCTGATACAAAGGATGATGAGTACATAATGATTGTAACACCAATCGGATATCCTTCAAAAACACAATCAGAAGTGGATGTGAAATTGCGTGAAAGCGTGGGCGGCGATGAAAGATTGCCGTCATCTAATTTATTTTTCGAAAATGATTTTAACACACCCTTAGACTCCATTGAGGATTGTCTTGATGCAGTTCGCTGGGCACCATCAGCAGCAAACAGACAGCCATGGAGGATAGTAAAAGAAAACAATAATTATCATTTCTATTTAGAGCATACTCCAGGTTATTCCTCAAGTATCGGTTGGGATGTTCAAAAGATTGATTTGGGAATTGCAATTTGCCATTTCATGTTTATTAAAGATGGAAAGTTTATCATTGATAAACCAGATATTAAAACTAACGAATTTACTGAATATATTGCAACAATATCATGTGGGAGTATTGATTAA
- a CDS encoding flavodoxin family protein, which produces MSKKIIAVNAGPRRGWNTDTLIDEAIEGAKSAGAEVEKFNLYRLEKYTGCISCFGCKKIKYKGHCIRRDGLTEVLDAIREADGLIIGSPNYLGDLTASFRALLERLVFQNLTYNAEVPCCNENPIPTLLIMTSNGPDDYYTELLDKYKTIFEMFVGPAEYFVSGETQQIKDYSKTDWEWYFNAEERYERHEKIFPKERKQAFEKGKELVL; this is translated from the coding sequence ATGAGTAAAAAAATAATTGCAGTCAATGCGGGACCTAGGAGAGGATGGAATACAGACACTTTAATTGATGAGGCCATTGAAGGTGCCAAGTCAGCCGGAGCGGAAGTTGAAAAATTCAACCTGTACAGATTGGAAAAATACACCGGTTGCATCTCATGTTTTGGATGCAAAAAAATCAAATATAAAGGACATTGCATACGCCGTGACGGCCTTACAGAAGTATTAGACGCCATACGTGAAGCAGACGGTTTAATAATCGGTTCACCAAATTACCTCGGCGATTTGACCGCTTCATTTAGAGCGCTTTTAGAAAGACTTGTCTTTCAGAATCTTACATATAATGCAGAAGTGCCGTGCTGCAACGAAAATCCGATTCCAACACTTCTTATCATGACAAGCAACGGCCCTGATGATTACTATACTGAACTGCTTGATAAATATAAAACCATATTCGAAATGTTTGTAGGGCCTGCCGAGTATTTCGTATCCGGTGAAACCCAGCAGATTAAAGATTACAGCAAAACAGATTGGGAATGGTATTTCAATGCCGAAGAAAGATATGAAAGGCATGAAAAAATATTTCCAAAAGAAAGAAAACAAGCTTTTGAGAAAGGAAAAGAATTAGTTTTATAA
- a CDS encoding bacterioferritin — MADKEKTIEALQAIVTGLSANSFGHRIQSKIFAGLGFQALGDKYAGHAQEEMDFVEQFMDRILDLGGEIKQEAQEAKPVYTDIIEFIEADYQVSVEGIAFLNEMMDSGIFDATTYDLMKVYLKDEEEDMYWSEQQIDLCKMIGKENYLTQLLINGPAGE, encoded by the coding sequence ATGGCTGATAAAGAAAAAACCATAGAAGCATTACAAGCTATTGTAACAGGATTATCTGCAAACTCATTCGGACACAGAATCCAATCTAAAATATTTGCAGGATTAGGATTTCAGGCTTTAGGCGACAAATACGCAGGACATGCTCAAGAAGAAATGGACTTTGTAGAACAGTTCATGGACCGTATACTTGACCTTGGCGGTGAAATCAAACAAGAAGCACAGGAAGCAAAACCAGTATACACAGACATCATAGAATTCATCGAAGCAGACTATCAGGTATCCGTTGAAGGAATTGCATTTTTAAACGAAATGATGGATTCAGGAATCTTTGATGCAACCACCTATGACTTAATGAAAGTATACCTCAAAGATGAAGAGGAAGACATGTACTGGAGCGAACAGCAAATAGACTTATGCAAAATGATTGGAAAAGAAAACTACTTGACCCAATTGTTAATCAACGGCCCTGCTGGAGAATAG
- a CDS encoding MarR family winged helix-turn-helix transcriptional regulator, with product MVDLNFDEDMLDSTSVFYFINYINVIHDNFLKENFKDITRRDFTYLSNIYYNENISQKELADLLYVSESNVTQIIKRLEKNGYVKREVVKDNRGKKILSLTDKGGDVLISLLDLIADFEAQFFENYSSEDKEKLKKMLYDYCERAAEYR from the coding sequence ATGGTTGATTTGAATTTTGATGAGGATATGCTGGACTCCACTTCCGTTTTTTATTTTATTAATTACATTAATGTTATTCATGACAATTTTTTAAAGGAAAACTTTAAGGACATCACTCGAAGAGATTTTACTTATCTTTCCAATATTTACTACAATGAGAATATTTCCCAAAAGGAGCTGGCGGATTTATTATACGTTTCTGAATCGAATGTCACCCAAATTATCAAAAGGCTTGAAAAAAATGGATATGTCAAGCGTGAAGTTGTAAAGGATAACAGAGGTAAAAAAATTCTCAGTCTGACAGATAAAGGTGGAGATGTTCTTATTTCATTGCTGGATCTTATTGCTGATTTTGAAGCCCAGTTTTTTGAAAATTATTCATCTGAAGATAAAGAGAAGCTTAAAAAAATGTTATATGATTATTGTGAACGTGCAGCTGAATACCGTTAA
- a CDS encoding alpha/beta fold hydrolase has product MSYLTVSDGTKIYYKDYGEGEAILFSHGLNGSHLNFKRIIKEFEDDYRIICYDQRGHGYSDRSAMHMNVKALGQDLNELIDFLDLTDINLFGHSMGGASIYSHVNQFGCGKLKRIIVSDMSPYMRNNDWKGGIGQGLWSDDDFMDDFDRIFDDVGNANWHITKNLMNPSLADVSNENEMIEMYRKGSDAFTMASLWFSLFKSDQRPAIDNITVPFLYIKPDFALYSMDAIIYIKEHVKSDFILEDNFPDTIHAILNEKPHEVAECVKKFLKEY; this is encoded by the coding sequence ATGTCTTATTTAACAGTAAGTGATGGAACAAAAATTTATTATAAAGATTATGGTGAAGGTGAAGCAATACTTTTCTCTCATGGCTTGAACGGTTCTCATTTAAACTTTAAAAGAATCATCAAGGAATTTGAAGATGACTATCGAATCATTTGCTATGACCAAAGAGGACATGGATATTCGGACAGGTCAGCCATGCACATGAACGTTAAAGCGTTGGGTCAGGACTTAAATGAACTAATCGATTTTCTGGATTTGACAGATATTAATCTGTTTGGCCATTCAATGGGTGGAGCTTCAATTTACAGTCATGTCAATCAGTTCGGTTGTGGGAAACTTAAAAGAATCATAGTTTCAGACATGTCTCCTTATATGAGAAATAATGACTGGAAAGGTGGCATCGGACAGGGCTTGTGGAGTGATGATGACTTTATGGATGATTTTGACAGAATATTTGATGATGTGGGTAATGCAAACTGGCATATCACAAAAAATCTGATGAATCCATCACTGGCTGATGTATCAAACGAAAATGAAATGATTGAAATGTATAGAAAAGGATCAGATGCATTTACAATGGCAAGCCTGTGGTTTTCACTTTTCAAATCAGACCAGCGCCCTGCAATAGATAATATAACAGTGCCTTTCTTATATATTAAACCCGATTTTGCCCTATACTCAATGGATGCTATTATCTACATCAAAGAACATGTCAAATCAGATTTTATACTTGAAGATAATTTTCCGGATACTATACATGCAATACTCAACGAAAAGCCTCATGAAGTGGCGGAATGTGTAAAAAAATTTCTAAAAGAGTATTGA